Genomic window (Gemmatimonadota bacterium):
GGGGCGCAGCGCGGCGAACATCGCGGGCAATAGCTCAACGAGCACCGACGAGATGATGTTTGCGGTAATGAGGTCAACCGGGGCGACGAGGGGGAGGAAGGCACCGGCATCCCCCTCGAACACGTCCACCACGTCGGCCACGCCGTTGCGCGCGACATTCTCCTGTGCGTTCCCGATGGCCTCACCGTCGTACTCCACCGCAAAGACATGCGACGCACCGAGCTTGGCCGCCGCGATGGCCAGCACCGCGCTCCCTGCGCCGAGGTCGGCCACGACCATGCCCGGCATGAGCACCGGCTCGAGGAGCCGCAGGGCGCCGCGCGTGGTGGGGTGATCACCCGTACCGAATGCCATGCCAGGATCGATGACGATGGTGGTGGCCGGATCGCGCCCTTCGGCCAGCCACGGCGGCGCCACGGTCAGGCGCCCCACGCCATGGGCCCCGAGCCGATCGCGCCACGCCACGCTCCAGTCAGTGGCAGGCGCCTCGGCCACCACGCATGTCGCGCTCGCCGACATGGCCTGGACCTCCGCCACGACCGCGGCGACATCGGTCTCGGCGGGAAAGTGCGTCACCAGGTACGATCCATCCTCGTGGACACCCTGGGCCCCGGCCCCAAAGAGGACCGCGAGCACCGCCTCGCGATCCGGGCCGGGGTCGACACGCAACGAGGACCAGGTCACGCGCCTAACGCTTCCTTCATCTTGGACCAGAAGCCCTTCCCGCGGGCACTCTCGGGCGGAGTCTGCTGGTGGGCCTGGAGTTCGCGGAGGAGCTTCTCCTCTTCCTTCGTCACGCGATCCGGGGTCCACAGCTGCACGCGGACATGCAGGTCACCGGTGCCGGACGAGTTCACGCGGGGCAACCCGCGTCCCCGGAGATGGATGACCTGCCCACTTTGCGTCCCCGGCGGGATGCGCACCGAGAGGGGTCCGCCCAAGGTGGGGACGTTGACGTCGGCACCAAGGACCAACTGCGGATAACCGACGAGCACCTCGGTGTAGAGGTCCTCCCCGTCGCGCTCAAACCGAGGGTCCTCTGTCACGTCGAACACGATCAGGACGTCGCCCCGCGGGCCACCACGCGGCCCGGCATTCCCCAGCCCCCGCAGGGTCATGTACTGGCCGGACGACACGCCAGCCGGGATCTGCACCGGGATCGTGTGCTCCCCGCGGGCGCGACCCTCCCCCCGGCACTTCTTGCACGGCGCCGTGATGACGACCCCCTCCCCCGAACACATCGGGCATGGGGCCACGGAGACAAACTGCCCAAAGAATGACTTCTGCGCGCGGCGTACCTCGCCGGACCCACCGCAGGTGTGGCACGTCGCGGGCTTCGACCCGGGCTCCACGCCGGACCCGGTGCACTTGTCGCACGGGTCGAGCAGCTTGACCGTGAACGTTTTCGTGCTGCCGGCCGCGACTTCGGCCAGCGACAACTCGACCGTGATCTTGACGTCCTGGCCGGCGCGCGGCCCGCTGCGCCTGCCTCCCTGGGCAAACAGGTCGCCGAATCCGCCCCCAAACCCCCCGAAGTCGCGCATGAAGATGTTCAGCGCTTCCGACAGGTCCACATGGTGGAACCCACCCCCGGCCCCAGCCCCGCGCAGCCCGGCCTCGCCGTACCGGTTGTACGCCGAACGCTTCTCCGGGTCCTTCAGGACGTCGTAGGCCTCGGTGATTTCCTTGAACTTCTCCTCGGCCTCGGCCGAGCCCTCATTCCGATCCGGATGCCACTTGGTGGCCAACCGACGGTATGCCTGCTTGATGTCGTCGTCGCTCGCGTCGCGTGCGACGCCAAGCACCTGGTAAAAATCAGCCATGTCTTGACTAGTGCAGGATGTCCGTGACCATCACCGAGGTGTGCCGCACCAGTGCGATCACCTTTTCGTACGGCATGCGGGTGGGACCGATGACGCCGATCACCCCCGACAGCGTGCCCACCCGATACTCCGCGGTCACGATGGTAAAGGGCTCCAGCCTGGGGTCGCTGTGCTCGTTGCCAATCGTGATCGAAATCCCGGGGGCGGCGGTCCGGGTGCGGAGCAACTCCGCGAGGTGGCGCTTCTGCTCGGTAAGTTCCAGCAGGCGGCGCATCCCATCCCCGGAAGTGAACTCTGGCTGGTCGGCGAGGACGGATGCCTGCCCGAGCACCACCTCCTCGCCCTCGGCGACCACGGGCAGGTCGAAGAGCGTATCGCCTTCCTGGACGAAGACGTTGAGCAGTTCGCTGCCACCCAGACTAACCGCCGAATCGCGCACGCGATCGCCGAGCGACGACCGGATTTCGCGCAGCGTCAGCCCTGCCAGACGGTCGTTGAGTACCACCATCACCTCCGCCAGCGCGGACTCGGCGATTTGTCCCGCGAGCTCAACAAAAATCGTCCGCACCGCCCCTCCCTCGAGCGTGAGGACGAGCAGCAACCGCTCACTCGACAGCCGCACCAGGTCGAGGCGCTGCAACCGCGCGCCATCCAGCCGGGGGCCTAACGCCACGCCGAGCTCCTGGGTCACGATCGACAGGCTCTGCGCCGCTCGACGGAGAATGTTCTCGATGGCGCCAGAACCTTCACCGCTCAGGTGCTCGGTCAGCCGTTCCACGTCGGCTCGCACGGGAGGGCGGGAACGCAGAAGGGAGTCGACGTACAACCGATACGCGATGTCGGTGGGAACGCGGCCCGCCGAGGTGTGCGGGTGGAAGAGATACCCCTTCTCCTCCAGATCGCTCATCGTATTGCGGATGGTCGCAGGCGATACGCCCAGCCCGAACCGCCGCGAAATCGTGCGTGACCCGGCAGGTTCCGCGGTTTCTACATATCGCTGAATGACCGCTTCGAGTACACGGCGTTCGCGTTCCGTGAGTTCAGGAAGCGCCATAAGTGCAAACCTAGTAACGACTTCGGTGATCAGTCAAGGCGGCGACCAGCGCATCGAGGCGGAGCCACCCCAGTGGAGTCAGTCGAATCCGGTCACCGTGCCCGGTCGCCCACCCGGCCGCCATCCAGGAGCTAATCATCGGCGCGTCGGTCGCTCTGGTGAGCAGCCCGCGCGTGGTCCTCAGGTCCAGGTACACGCGTTCGAGTTCATGCTGGTCCGCACTCAGTCGCTCGGCCCCCTCCAACGGGTCACGCGAGGCGTCCACGTCCCGTTCCCAGGCGGC
Coding sequences:
- the hrcA gene encoding heat-inducible transcription repressor HrcA is translated as MALPELTERERRVLEAVIQRYVETAEPAGSRTISRRFGLGVSPATIRNTMSDLEEKGYLFHPHTSAGRVPTDIAYRLYVDSLLRSRPPVRADVERLTEHLSGEGSGAIENILRRAAQSLSIVTQELGVALGPRLDGARLQRLDLVRLSSERLLLVLTLEGGAVRTIFVELAGQIAESALAEVMVVLNDRLAGLTLREIRSSLGDRVRDSAVSLGGSELLNVFVQEGDTLFDLPVVAEGEEVVLGQASVLADQPEFTSGDGMRRLLELTEQKRHLAELLRTRTAAPGISITIGNEHSDPRLEPFTIVTAEYRVGTLSGVIGVIGPTRMPYEKVIALVRHTSVMVTDILH
- the dnaJ gene encoding molecular chaperone DnaJ, with protein sequence MADFYQVLGVARDASDDDIKQAYRRLATKWHPDRNEGSAEAEEKFKEITEAYDVLKDPEKRSAYNRYGEAGLRGAGAGGGFHHVDLSEALNIFMRDFGGFGGGFGDLFAQGGRRSGPRAGQDVKITVELSLAEVAAGSTKTFTVKLLDPCDKCTGSGVEPGSKPATCHTCGGSGEVRRAQKSFFGQFVSVAPCPMCSGEGVVITAPCKKCRGEGRARGEHTIPVQIPAGVSSGQYMTLRGLGNAGPRGGPRGDVLIVFDVTEDPRFERDGEDLYTEVLVGYPQLVLGADVNVPTLGGPLSVRIPPGTQSGQVIHLRGRGLPRVNSSGTGDLHVRVQLWTPDRVTKEEEKLLRELQAHQQTPPESARGKGFWSKMKEALGA
- a CDS encoding 50S ribosomal protein L11 methyltransferase, with product MTWSSLRVDPGPDREAVLAVLFGAGAQGVHEDGSYLVTHFPAETDVAAVVAEVQAMSASATCVVAEAPATDWSVAWRDRLGAHGVGRLTVAPPWLAEGRDPATTIVIDPGMAFGTGDHPTTRGALRLLEPVLMPGMVVADLGAGSAVLAIAAAKLGASHVFAVEYDGEAIGNAQENVARNGVADVVDVFEGDAGAFLPLVAPVDLITANIISSVLVELLPAMFAALRPGGRVVLAGILAEERDSMLEALTADGWTVLQEDTEEVWWSLTIARS